Proteins from one Thermococcus sp. M36 genomic window:
- a CDS encoding PqqD family protein: protein MEEYLNLVPVRNEKVELRKVEGKYYLLIPMDSKLDFLARKLHGDYRRIELDEIGAYTWELCDGRRTVREIGKALRARFGDEVEPLYERLVTFLIELGKRYLVEFKRTDEIV from the coding sequence ATGGAAGAGTACCTGAACCTTGTCCCAGTGCGCAATGAAAAGGTCGAGCTCAGGAAAGTGGAGGGTAAGTACTACCTCCTCATCCCGATGGACTCGAAGCTCGACTTTCTCGCGAGGAAGCTCCACGGGGACTACAGGAGGATCGAGCTCGACGAAATAGGCGCCTACACGTGGGAGCTCTGCGACGGAAGGAGAACCGTGAGGGAAATAGGAAAGGCCCTGAGGGCCCGCTTTGGGGATGAAGTCGAGCCCCTCTACGAGCGCCTTGTGACGTTTCTCATTGAACTTGGGAAGAGGTACCTGGTTGAGTTTAAAAGGACGGACGAGATAGTTTAG
- a CDS encoding RlmF-related methyltransferase, with amino-acid sequence MPAWKDGKLGLPISEAVKLFPELEEYVDKRGRLDFSSREARILYNRAIAKAVFGLDIKYHPRGLVTTPVSRYIFLKTFLRGGERVLEIGTGHTAMMALMAAKLFNCKVTATELDDEFFAYARGNIERNGAKVRLIKSDGGIIRGVVPEGERFDVIFSAPPYYERPTRGVLTEREGVGGGKYGEAFSVMLIEEALDYLKPGGKVALFLPDKEPLIKAIEEKGEELGYSVKDVRFKVGTRWRHNLILAL; translated from the coding sequence ATGCCAGCCTGGAAGGACGGAAAGCTTGGTCTTCCGATAAGTGAAGCCGTAAAGCTCTTCCCAGAGCTTGAAGAGTATGTGGACAAGAGAGGGAGGCTGGATTTCTCCAGCAGGGAAGCGCGAATTCTTTACAACAGGGCAATAGCCAAGGCCGTCTTCGGGCTGGATATCAAATATCACCCAAGAGGCTTGGTAACCACCCCCGTCTCGCGCTACATCTTCCTCAAAACCTTCCTCCGCGGCGGCGAGAGAGTTCTGGAGATAGGAACCGGGCATACTGCCATGATGGCGCTCATGGCGGCCAAGCTCTTCAACTGCAAAGTAACCGCGACGGAACTTGACGACGAGTTCTTCGCCTACGCGAGGGGGAACATCGAGAGAAACGGAGCGAAGGTCAGGCTAATCAAGAGCGACGGGGGGATAATCAGGGGAGTCGTCCCCGAAGGCGAGAGGTTCGACGTTATCTTTTCGGCCCCGCCCTACTACGAGAGGCCGACGAGGGGTGTTTTGACCGAGAGGGAAGGCGTTGGAGGTGGAAAGTACGGTGAGGCCTTCTCGGTGATGCTCATCGAGGAGGCCCTCGACTACCTGAAGCCCGGAGGGAAGGTGGCTCTCTTTCTCCCGGACAAGGAGCCCCTGATTAAGGCGATAGAAGAAAAAGGGGAGGAGCTGGGCTATTCGGTGAAAGACGTCCGTTTCAAGGTCGGAACGAGATGGAGGCACAACCTGATTTTAGCGCTTTAG
- a CDS encoding UPF0146 family protein has product MPVEDFADFMAQNVPKGKVAELGIGFQFKVALRLKGLGYDVLAVDWNPSSVERARELGINAVRDDLFSPNLELYRGVKALYSVRPTPEIVRPILELGRKLNAPVYILPLTGDTMPRTMRLVSFRGLPIYVAKHI; this is encoded by the coding sequence ATGCCCGTTGAAGACTTCGCCGACTTCATGGCCCAGAACGTTCCGAAGGGGAAAGTGGCAGAACTTGGTATAGGCTTTCAGTTCAAGGTGGCGCTGAGGCTCAAAGGGCTCGGCTATGATGTCCTGGCAGTTGACTGGAACCCATCATCCGTGGAAAGGGCTAGGGAGCTGGGCATCAACGCCGTGAGGGACGACCTCTTCAGCCCGAACCTTGAGCTCTACCGTGGGGTAAAGGCGCTCTACTCGGTAAGGCCGACCCCGGAGATAGTGAGGCCCATTCTGGAGCTCGGGAGAAAACTCAACGCCCCCGTCTATATCCTCCCCCTGACGGGGGACACTATGCCCCGAACGATGAGGCTTGTAAGCTTCAGAGGGTTGCCCATATACGTCGCCAAACATATTTAA
- the glmM gene encoding phosphoglucosamine mutase, with amino-acid sequence MKLFGTAGIRGTLWKKVTPELAMDIGKAVGTYVDGKTAAVARDGRTSSVMLQNALISGLLSTGMEVLDFGLIPTPALAWGTREYGDAGVMITASHNPPTDNGIKVFNGDGTEFYVEQERELEGLVFSGNFRKAHWDEIKTVKPIDIIDGYIEAVLDFVNHETNLKVLYDGANGAGSVLAPYLLREMGAKVISVNAHVDGHFPGRKPEPRYENIAYLGELARELGVDLVIAQDGDADRIAVFDEKGNYVGEDTLIALFAKRYVEEHSGGTVVVSIDTGSRIDYVVENAGGRVVRVPLGQPHDGIKRYGAIFAAEPWKLVHPRFGPWIDSFVTMGLLLKMIDEEGKPLSRIIEENIPQFYLTKKNVPCPDEHKRAVMERAKVVLDEKLGEETKELLTISGFRFNLRDGSWVLVRPSGTEPKIRVVVEAPSERRRDELFELAYGTVRKAVEEAMKKG; translated from the coding sequence ATGAAGCTCTTCGGAACGGCTGGAATACGTGGGACTCTGTGGAAGAAGGTTACCCCAGAACTCGCGATGGACATTGGAAAGGCTGTTGGTACCTACGTTGATGGAAAAACAGCAGCAGTTGCAAGGGACGGGAGGACGTCGAGCGTAATGCTCCAGAACGCCCTTATCTCCGGGCTTCTCTCGACGGGAATGGAGGTTCTCGACTTTGGACTCATACCAACGCCAGCCCTTGCCTGGGGAACGCGGGAATACGGGGACGCCGGAGTCATGATTACAGCGAGCCACAACCCCCCCACTGACAACGGCATAAAGGTCTTCAACGGGGACGGGACTGAGTTCTACGTCGAACAGGAGAGGGAGCTGGAAGGGCTTGTTTTCTCCGGAAACTTCAGGAAAGCCCATTGGGACGAGATAAAAACGGTGAAACCCATTGACATCATAGATGGCTACATCGAGGCCGTTCTTGACTTCGTGAACCACGAGACTAACCTGAAAGTTCTGTACGACGGCGCCAACGGTGCCGGAAGCGTTTTAGCGCCTTACCTGCTCCGCGAGATGGGAGCGAAAGTTATAAGCGTCAACGCCCACGTGGACGGCCACTTCCCGGGAAGGAAACCTGAGCCGAGGTACGAGAACATAGCCTACCTCGGGGAGCTGGCGAGGGAGCTTGGAGTTGACCTAGTCATCGCCCAGGACGGCGACGCCGACAGGATAGCTGTCTTCGACGAAAAGGGCAACTACGTCGGGGAGGACACCCTTATAGCGCTCTTCGCTAAGAGGTACGTCGAGGAGCACAGCGGCGGAACGGTCGTCGTCTCAATAGACACGGGTTCAAGGATAGACTACGTCGTTGAAAATGCCGGTGGAAGGGTCGTTAGGGTGCCGCTCGGCCAGCCCCATGACGGAATAAAGAGGTACGGTGCAATCTTTGCCGCCGAACCCTGGAAGCTCGTGCACCCGAGGTTCGGCCCGTGGATAGACAGCTTCGTCACGATGGGACTTCTGCTGAAGATGATAGACGAGGAGGGGAAACCCCTGTCGAGGATAATCGAGGAGAACATCCCCCAGTTCTATCTCACCAAGAAGAACGTCCCCTGCCCGGACGAGCATAAGAGGGCCGTTATGGAGCGTGCTAAGGTGGTTCTGGACGAGAAGCTCGGGGAGGAGACTAAGGAGCTCCTCACGATCTCAGGCTTCCGCTTCAACCTCCGGGACGGTTCCTGGGTTCTCGTCAGGCCCAGCGGGACAGAGCCAAAGATAAGGGTCGTCGTCGAGGCACCCAGCGAGAGGAGGAGGGATGAGCTGTTTGAGCTCGCCTACGGAACTGTCAGAAAGGCTGTTGAGGAAGCCATGAAAAAGGGCTGA
- a CDS encoding serpin family protein, translating to MRRLLALALVFVVIASGCIAGGGNGTSTVPQNPPSGTPTPPMTKNDVLDPTQTEEAGDVVGASNLFGIELYRELSKGNGNLFISPFSVFTAMAMAYEGARGETAEEMGSVLHLPENETLRREAFRTLLLDAGRPSGIELRIANALWVQKDYPVREDYLDTIRRYYLGEVRELDFRGDSKGAERTINEWAEETTNGRIKNLVSGLTPDTRLIITNTVYFKANWTLRFSPDATHNGTFTLPSGERVTVPMMNRVGKFNYAETDELQALEMPYEGSRFSNFSMVIILPKKTDGLGKIEEKLSPRFLKGLLGSLKPEEVDVTVPKFRFEGEYQLGGTLRGMGMRKAFTDRADFSGISEEPIAISEVVHKTFISVAENGTEATAATAVIFTAVSAPVETPEYKVFRADHPFLFLIVDRDSGLVLFIGRLVDPRG from the coding sequence ATGAGGCGGCTTTTGGCGCTTGCACTCGTCTTTGTGGTCATCGCGTCCGGCTGCATAGCCGGCGGGGGCAACGGAACATCAACCGTCCCCCAGAACCCCCCAAGCGGGACGCCTACACCTCCGATGACCAAAAACGACGTTCTCGATCCAACCCAGACCGAGGAGGCGGGGGACGTTGTCGGAGCCAGCAACCTCTTCGGTATCGAACTCTACCGCGAGCTGTCGAAGGGGAACGGGAACCTCTTCATCTCGCCCTTCAGCGTCTTCACGGCGATGGCAATGGCCTACGAGGGCGCACGCGGCGAGACCGCTGAGGAAATGGGGTCAGTCCTCCACCTTCCCGAGAACGAAACCCTGCGCAGGGAAGCGTTCAGGACACTCCTGCTCGACGCCGGGAGACCCTCCGGGATAGAGCTTAGGATAGCCAATGCCCTCTGGGTTCAGAAGGACTATCCCGTGAGGGAGGACTACCTCGACACCATAAGGCGGTACTATCTGGGCGAGGTGAGGGAACTCGACTTCAGGGGGGATTCCAAGGGTGCGGAGAGAACGATCAACGAATGGGCGGAGGAAACAACCAACGGCAGGATAAAGAACCTCGTGAGCGGCCTGACACCAGACACGAGACTGATAATAACCAACACCGTATACTTCAAGGCTAACTGGACGCTCCGCTTCAGTCCGGATGCCACTCACAACGGCACCTTTACCCTCCCCTCCGGTGAAAGGGTAACGGTTCCAATGATGAACAGGGTTGGAAAGTTCAACTACGCTGAGACCGACGAGCTTCAGGCCCTTGAGATGCCCTACGAGGGCTCCAGATTCAGCAACTTCAGCATGGTGATAATCCTCCCGAAGAAGACGGACGGCCTGGGAAAAATAGAGGAAAAGCTGAGCCCGCGGTTCCTGAAGGGGCTCCTAGGCTCCCTCAAGCCGGAGGAAGTTGACGTGACGGTACCGAAGTTCAGGTTCGAGGGCGAATACCAGCTGGGCGGGACACTCCGGGGAATGGGCATGAGAAAAGCCTTCACAGACCGTGCGGACTTCTCGGGCATCTCAGAGGAGCCCATCGCCATAAGCGAGGTCGTCCACAAGACCTTCATAAGCGTCGCCGAGAACGGCACCGAGGCGACCGCGGCGACGGCGGTGATATTCACGGCGGTTTCGGCTCCCGTGGAAACCCCGGAGTACAAGGTCTTCAGGGCAGACCATCCCTTCCTGTTCCTCATAGTCGACAGGGACAGCGGGCTCGTGCTCTTCATCGGCAGGCTGGTTGACCCGAGGGGTTGA
- a CDS encoding M20 family metallo-hydrolase — MSETLERVSQEIENLRNDMVETLVELIKIPAISPNYGYEGEYDKAQKLLEIIKDWPFDKVEVYNAPDERAKNGVRPNILAYYYGEKGEESERLWILTHIDVVPPGDLSRWTVTEPFKPLVKDGKVYGRGSEDNGQSLVASLYAVRAMMNLGIRPKRTVILAFVSDEETGSKYGIEWLMKEHPELFRDNDLVLVPDGGNEEGTFIEVAEKSILWMKVKIHGRQVHASMPDKGLNAHRVALDFAYHLDKLLHEKYSKKDELFDPPESTFEPTMVHGPADSPNIAPGEHEVVFDCRILPRYSIDDILADAERLAEEVKEKYRKEFDGKVLPEIEIEVLQRLDAPEPTDPNSEIVKLLQEALRRLRGKEAKVGGIGGGTFAAYFRKLGIPAVVWATLDETAHQPNEYAWIKNLVEDAKVMATLALL; from the coding sequence ATGAGCGAAACCCTCGAAAGAGTCTCTCAAGAAATCGAGAACCTGCGCAACGATATGGTGGAAACCCTCGTGGAGCTCATCAAAATCCCGGCAATAAGTCCGAACTACGGCTACGAGGGTGAATACGACAAGGCCCAGAAGCTTCTCGAGATAATAAAGGACTGGCCCTTTGACAAGGTTGAGGTCTACAACGCCCCCGACGAGAGGGCCAAGAACGGTGTGAGGCCAAACATTTTGGCATATTACTACGGCGAAAAGGGCGAGGAGAGCGAGAGGCTCTGGATTCTGACGCACATAGACGTCGTCCCGCCCGGAGACCTGAGCAGGTGGACTGTCACCGAGCCCTTCAAGCCCCTCGTGAAGGACGGGAAGGTCTACGGGCGCGGAAGCGAGGACAACGGGCAGAGCCTGGTTGCTTCGCTTTACGCGGTCAGGGCCATGATGAACCTCGGAATAAGGCCGAAGAGGACAGTGATCCTCGCCTTCGTCAGCGACGAGGAGACAGGGAGTAAATACGGAATAGAGTGGCTCATGAAGGAGCATCCGGAGCTCTTCAGGGATAATGACTTGGTTCTCGTTCCGGACGGCGGGAACGAGGAAGGCACTTTCATCGAGGTTGCCGAGAAGAGCATCCTCTGGATGAAGGTCAAGATCCACGGCAGGCAGGTTCACGCCAGCATGCCCGATAAAGGATTAAACGCCCACCGCGTCGCCCTTGACTTCGCCTACCACCTCGACAAGTTGCTCCACGAGAAGTACTCCAAAAAGGATGAGCTCTTCGACCCGCCGGAGAGCACCTTCGAGCCGACGATGGTTCACGGTCCGGCCGACAGCCCGAACATAGCACCGGGCGAGCACGAGGTCGTCTTCGACTGCAGGATTCTGCCGAGGTACAGCATAGACGATATCCTTGCCGACGCCGAGAGGCTTGCCGAGGAGGTCAAGGAGAAGTACAGGAAGGAGTTCGATGGAAAAGTTCTGCCGGAGATCGAGATTGAAGTCCTCCAGCGCCTCGACGCTCCAGAGCCGACCGACCCCAACAGCGAGATAGTGAAGCTCCTCCAGGAGGCCCTGAGGAGACTCCGTGGAAAGGAGGCGAAGGTCGGCGGAATAGGCGGCGGAACCTTCGCGGCCTACTTCAGGAAGCTCGGAATCCCTGCGGTTGTCTGGGCAACCCTCGACGAGACCGCCCACCAGCCCAACGAGTACGCCTGGATAAAGAACCTGGTGGAAGACGCCAAGGTCATGGCGACCCTGGCTCTTCTCTGA
- a CDS encoding class I SAM-dependent rRNA methyltransferase, translating into MARVIVDAQAARAIGKGAMIVFKKGVVRTEGEFEPGDVVEVYTRGGKFLGKGFVNPNSNIMIRLVTKDRDTEINKELFRERIRKANEYRKKVLGYDRAYRMVYGEADYLPGLIVDRFNEIASIQISSIGMEKFKLDLAEAIMEAEPEIETVFEKNTGRSRRREGLPEIERVLLGKEKYRTVIEEGKAKFIVDMRGQKTGFFLDQRENRIALEKYVKPGMRVLDVFTYTGGFAIHAAVAGADEVVAVDKSPWAINMVKENAKLNGVEDRMKYIVGSAFPVMEEMIKRGEKFDIVILDPPAFVQHEKDLKRGLRAYFNVNYAGLQLVKEGGILVTASCSQHVDMQAFKDMVIAAAAKAGKFLKLLEPYRTQAPDHPILMASKDTEYLKALFLYVEDMK; encoded by the coding sequence ATGGCGAGGGTAATCGTTGACGCTCAGGCCGCGAGAGCCATAGGAAAGGGCGCGATGATAGTCTTCAAAAAGGGTGTCGTGAGAACAGAGGGCGAGTTTGAGCCGGGAGATGTAGTTGAGGTCTACACACGGGGCGGCAAGTTCCTCGGAAAGGGCTTTGTCAATCCCAACTCCAACATCATGATTAGGCTCGTAACCAAGGACAGGGACACCGAGATAAACAAGGAACTCTTCCGTGAGAGGATCAGGAAGGCCAACGAGTACCGCAAGAAGGTTCTCGGCTACGACAGGGCCTACCGCATGGTATACGGCGAGGCGGATTATCTGCCTGGCCTTATAGTTGACCGCTTCAACGAGATAGCCTCGATCCAGATTTCGAGCATAGGGATGGAAAAGTTCAAGCTCGACCTTGCGGAGGCAATAATGGAGGCCGAGCCGGAAATCGAGACGGTCTTCGAGAAAAACACCGGGCGCTCAAGGAGAAGGGAGGGTTTGCCCGAAATCGAGCGCGTTCTCCTCGGCAAGGAGAAGTACCGGACGGTAATCGAGGAAGGCAAAGCCAAGTTCATCGTTGATATGCGCGGCCAGAAGACCGGCTTCTTCCTCGACCAGAGGGAGAACAGGATAGCCCTTGAGAAGTACGTCAAGCCGGGAATGAGGGTTCTCGATGTTTTCACATACACCGGTGGCTTTGCGATACACGCGGCGGTGGCGGGGGCCGATGAAGTTGTCGCCGTTGACAAGTCCCCCTGGGCGATAAACATGGTCAAGGAGAACGCCAAGCTCAACGGCGTCGAGGACAGGATGAAATACATAGTTGGTTCCGCCTTCCCTGTGATGGAAGAGATGATAAAGCGCGGTGAGAAATTTGACATCGTTATCCTCGATCCTCCGGCCTTTGTCCAGCACGAGAAGGATCTTAAGAGAGGCCTCCGCGCTTACTTCAACGTGAACTACGCCGGCCTTCAGCTCGTCAAAGAGGGTGGAATCCTTGTTACTGCCTCCTGCTCCCAGCACGTTGATATGCAGGCGTTCAAGGACATGGTTATTGCAGCTGCAGCTAAAGCCGGCAAGTTCCTCAAGCTCCTCGAACCGTACAGGACGCAGGCGCCGGATCACCCGATACTCATGGCCTCGAAAGATACGGAGTACCTCAAGGCGCTCTTCCTCTACGTTGAGGACATGAAGTGA
- a CDS encoding MBL fold metallo-hydrolase, translating into MIEITFLGSGGGRFITITQFRSTGGFHIRASRNIYVDPGPGALVRSWRYKLDPRKLDAIFVSHRHVDHCNDVEVMIEAMTGGALKKRGMLIASKSVVYGDETHTPAVSKYHMDVLESIHIPEPGSKIAIGEEEMIITPTLHSDPTTIGFRMKSRYGDISYIPDTAYFDGLIEWHDGARLLIAAVTRPRDMGISYHLSTDDIVMMLKKMESRPEALVMSHIGMKMHFANPYKEAKYIETVTGVKTYVAKEGFRVMMEKNEISVRTLRPARFV; encoded by the coding sequence TTGATAGAGATCACTTTCCTTGGCAGCGGTGGTGGAAGGTTCATCACCATAACGCAGTTCCGCTCCACCGGCGGTTTCCACATCAGGGCCAGCAGGAACATCTACGTTGACCCCGGGCCGGGAGCACTCGTGAGGAGCTGGCGGTACAAGCTCGACCCCCGGAAGCTAGACGCCATCTTTGTATCCCACAGGCACGTCGACCACTGCAACGACGTCGAGGTAATGATAGAGGCCATGACGGGCGGCGCACTAAAAAAGAGGGGCATGCTGATAGCCTCCAAGAGCGTCGTGTACGGCGATGAGACGCACACTCCTGCGGTGAGCAAGTACCACATGGACGTCCTCGAGAGCATCCACATCCCCGAGCCGGGGAGCAAGATAGCAATAGGTGAGGAGGAGATGATAATAACTCCCACCCTTCATTCCGACCCCACGACCATAGGCTTCCGGATGAAGAGCCGCTATGGTGACATATCCTACATACCGGACACTGCCTACTTCGACGGCCTTATCGAGTGGCACGACGGCGCGAGGCTGCTCATAGCCGCAGTAACGAGGCCGAGGGACATGGGGATATCCTACCACCTCAGCACCGACGACATCGTCATGATGCTCAAAAAGATGGAGAGCAGACCAGAGGCTCTAGTAATGAGTCACATCGGGATGAAGATGCACTTTGCCAACCCCTACAAGGAGGCCAAATACATAGAGACGGTGACGGGAGTGAAGACCTACGTGGCCAAGGAAGGCTTCAGGGTGATGATGGAAAAGAACGAGATATCGGTTAGGACTCTGCGGCCCGCGAGGTTTGTCTGA
- a CDS encoding OPT family oligopeptide transporter, translating into MEFKPYIPPEKSLPEYTIKAFVLGVILSIVMGAANAYLGMYAGMTVSASIPAAVISMAILFAFKDRNILENNMVQTAASAGESLAAGVIFTFPALVVLGYYTTFPYYLVTIIAALGGSLGALFTVVLRRAFIVEEKLPYPEGTACAEVLIAGDKGGSHAKPILYGGIFGGLFKLLGSSGLWKGTVEAAKMVGSRVYYFGSDLSAALIAVGYIVGLNIAFLVFLGGAIAWFIAIPIYAGQMGATDLSPVDMAWVIWSTKIRYMGVGAMVVGGIWSLIKLRNPIKRGIKAGLEVAKKRQAGEAVLRTEEDLPLNYVLILIAAFVIPLFLLYFHIIGSIGIAAVMAVILLIVGFLGSSIAGYLAGVVGSSNNPVSGITIMSLLFTAFVLKALGLSGMEGMAATILVAAVICTAAAIAGDTMQDLATGYLVGATPKRQQVFEIVGTFFAALVMAPVLNLLIQAYGIAGTPTAKENALAAPQAFLMAKVTEGVFTGNLEWNMIYIGAGIAIALIVLDEILAMKGSKFRTPVMPVAVGIYLPLSLGVPIFIGGLIKHFVTKARGGGAEKPTDPGVLGAAGLIAGEALMGIFFAALIVAGVAPSAGFSSNVLGILILAGIAVWLYMTGRKE; encoded by the coding sequence ATGGAGTTCAAGCCGTACATACCACCCGAAAAGTCCCTGCCGGAGTACACCATCAAGGCCTTTGTTCTGGGTGTTATTTTATCGATAGTGATGGGTGCAGCGAACGCATACCTCGGCATGTACGCCGGTATGACCGTCAGTGCCAGCATCCCGGCGGCGGTCATCTCGATGGCGATACTCTTCGCCTTCAAGGACAGGAACATCCTTGAGAACAACATGGTTCAGACGGCGGCATCGGCCGGTGAGTCCCTAGCGGCTGGAGTCATCTTCACCTTCCCAGCCCTGGTAGTCCTCGGGTACTACACGACCTTCCCGTACTACCTGGTGACCATAATAGCGGCCCTTGGAGGTTCCCTCGGCGCCCTCTTCACAGTCGTACTCAGGAGGGCGTTCATAGTCGAGGAGAAGCTCCCGTACCCAGAGGGTACCGCCTGTGCCGAGGTGCTCATAGCCGGAGACAAAGGCGGAAGCCACGCAAAGCCCATTCTCTACGGTGGAATCTTCGGAGGCCTCTTCAAGCTCCTCGGAAGCTCGGGCCTCTGGAAGGGCACGGTTGAGGCCGCCAAGATGGTGGGCTCACGCGTCTACTACTTCGGAAGCGACCTCTCGGCGGCGCTTATTGCTGTTGGCTACATCGTCGGGCTCAACATAGCCTTCCTCGTCTTCCTCGGCGGTGCAATAGCCTGGTTCATAGCCATACCCATATACGCGGGCCAGATGGGCGCCACCGACCTCAGCCCGGTTGATATGGCGTGGGTAATATGGAGCACCAAGATCAGGTACATGGGCGTTGGTGCAATGGTCGTCGGTGGAATCTGGAGCCTCATCAAGCTCAGGAACCCGATAAAGAGGGGCATCAAGGCGGGCCTTGAGGTCGCCAAGAAGAGGCAGGCGGGAGAGGCAGTCCTCAGAACCGAGGAGGACCTTCCGCTCAACTACGTGCTGATACTCATAGCGGCCTTCGTAATACCACTCTTCCTGCTGTACTTCCACATAATCGGCTCGATAGGGATCGCGGCAGTTATGGCAGTGATACTCCTTATCGTCGGCTTCCTCGGAAGCTCGATAGCCGGCTACCTCGCGGGTGTCGTCGGTTCCTCCAACAACCCGGTCTCAGGAATCACCATCATGAGCCTGCTCTTCACGGCCTTCGTGCTCAAGGCCCTAGGCCTCAGCGGGATGGAGGGAATGGCGGCGACCATCCTCGTCGCGGCGGTCATCTGTACGGCAGCAGCAATAGCAGGTGACACCATGCAGGACCTCGCCACCGGTTACCTCGTCGGCGCGACTCCGAAGAGACAGCAGGTCTTCGAGATAGTCGGCACCTTCTTCGCGGCCCTCGTCATGGCCCCCGTGCTCAACCTCCTCATCCAGGCCTACGGTATAGCCGGAACTCCAACCGCCAAAGAGAACGCTTTGGCTGCCCCGCAGGCCTTCCTCATGGCCAAGGTCACCGAGGGCGTCTTCACCGGCAACCTGGAGTGGAACATGATATACATCGGAGCCGGCATAGCGATCGCCCTCATAGTTCTTGACGAGATACTCGCCATGAAGGGCTCCAAGTTCAGAACCCCGGTCATGCCCGTCGCCGTCGGCATCTACCTGCCCCTCAGCCTCGGCGTGCCGATATTCATAGGCGGCCTCATCAAGCACTTCGTCACCAAGGCCAGGGGAGGCGGTGCAGAGAAGCCGACCGACCCGGGTGTCCTCGGTGCGGCAGGACTCATAGCCGGTGAGGCCCTCATGGGCATATTCTTCGCGGCGCTTATCGTCGCTGGCGTCGCACCGAGCGCTGGCTTCAGCAGCAACGTCCTTGGAATCCTCATCCTGGCCGGAATAGCCGTCTGGCTCTACATGACGGGTAGAAAGGAGTGA
- a CDS encoding ABC transporter ATP-binding protein, producing MAEVKLVNVWKMFGDFTAVKDMNLHIKDGEFLVLLGPSGCGKTTTLRMISGLEEPTKGQIYIGDRLVADPEKGVFIPPKDRDIAMVFQSYALYPHMTVYDNIAFPLKLRKVPKQEIDQRVREVAELLGLTELLKRKPRELSGGQRQRVALGRAIVRKPQVFLMDEPLSNLDAKLRVKMRAELKRLQRQLGVTTIYVTHDQVEAMTMGDRIAVINAGVLQQLGTPEEVYDRPANTFVAGFIGAPPMNFIDTTITEDGFADFGEFKLKLLPDQVEVLEERNLVGKEVIFGIRPEDLYDAMFAQVKIPGENMVRARVDIIENLGSEKIVHLHVGNVAFLGAFRSESKVKEGQEIDVVFDMRKAHVFEKGSGKAVF from the coding sequence ATGGCAGAAGTGAAGCTCGTAAACGTCTGGAAGATGTTTGGGGACTTCACGGCAGTGAAGGATATGAACCTCCACATCAAGGACGGTGAATTCCTTGTCCTCCTCGGGCCGAGTGGCTGTGGAAAGACGACCACGCTCAGGATGATATCCGGGCTGGAAGAACCAACGAAAGGGCAGATCTACATCGGTGACAGGCTCGTCGCCGACCCTGAGAAGGGGGTATTCATCCCGCCAAAGGACAGGGACATAGCCATGGTCTTCCAGAGCTACGCCCTCTACCCCCACATGACAGTCTACGACAACATAGCCTTCCCCCTCAAGCTCAGAAAGGTTCCGAAACAGGAGATAGACCAGCGCGTCAGGGAAGTGGCCGAGCTCCTCGGCCTGACAGAGCTCCTCAAAAGAAAGCCCAGGGAGCTCTCCGGCGGCCAGAGGCAACGCGTCGCTCTCGGCAGGGCAATAGTCAGAAAGCCACAGGTCTTCTTAATGGACGAGCCGCTGAGCAACCTCGACGCAAAGCTTCGTGTGAAAATGCGTGCGGAGCTCAAGAGGCTCCAGAGACAGCTCGGCGTTACCACTATCTACGTCACCCACGACCAGGTCGAGGCAATGACCATGGGCGACAGGATAGCGGTAATAAACGCCGGAGTTCTGCAGCAGCTCGGAACACCGGAGGAGGTCTACGACAGGCCGGCCAACACCTTCGTGGCGGGCTTCATAGGTGCACCGCCGATGAACTTCATAGATACGACAATAACAGAGGACGGCTTTGCGGACTTCGGTGAGTTCAAGCTCAAACTCCTGCCCGACCAGGTCGAGGTGCTTGAAGAGAGGAACCTGGTCGGAAAAGAGGTCATCTTCGGCATAAGGCCCGAAGACCTCTACGATGCAATGTTCGCCCAGGTAAAGATCCCCGGCGAAAACATGGTGCGTGCAAGGGTGGACATTATCGAGAACCTCGGAAGCGAGAAGATCGTCCACCTGCACGTCGGAAACGTGGCCTTCCTTGGAGCGTTCAGGTCGGAGTCCAAAGTGAAGGAAGGCCAGGAGATAGACGTCGTCTTCGACATGCGCAAGGCCCACGTCTTTGAGAAGGGGAGCGGAAAGGCAGTGTTCTGA